A stretch of Henckelia pumila isolate YLH828 chromosome 4, ASM3356847v2, whole genome shotgun sequence DNA encodes these proteins:
- the LOC140863091 gene encoding U-box domain-containing protein 52-like isoform X2, translating to MWLPSAKGGTMGKKGGRNGLVAVALDKDKGSQYALKWAIENLLTRGQTIILIHVVQRSSSVSLGNNYAIHDLNGAASAYKQVLEKQTKELFLTFHCFCTRKDIQCFDVVLEDTDVPKAITEYVAHGAIENLVLGASRHGFIKRLKTVDIPTSVSKGAPDFCTVYVISKSKISSVRNASRLAPFTSPLAAQINQMPGQANDNITAADEHPKRLPSMRGGGEKTPRKSAVDETDIVRSPFQRGRGYTGKWIGDLSEADTDISFISSERPSTDRVSGAKGSELNSFTDFSSSSLENDDVEAEMRRLKLELQKTMDMYSTACKEALTAKQKAVELNRWRLEEERRLEEARVVEEAARMTAEQERAKYKAAMENAQAAQRVAELESQKRVSIEMSALQDSEEDRAISVSPLRYRRYTIEEIEVATEYFAESRKIGEGGYGPVYKCHLDHTPVAIKVLRPDAAQGRSQFQQEVEVLSCMRHPQMVLLLGACPEYGCLVYEYMANGSLDDRLFRRENTRPLTWQLRFRIAAEIATGLHFLHQTKPEPLVHRDLKPGNILLDQNYVSKIGDVGLARLVPPNVADDVTQYRMTSTAGTFCYIDPEYQQTGMLGVKSDVYSLGVVLLQILTAKSAMGLTHHIARAIEKGTLADMLDPSVPDWPVEEALTIAKLAIQCSELRRKDRPDLGKIVLPELNRLREFAEENMTHFLVATCATPPRHNLTATSKPIKSDPQPHFEGNNPKECSSYASLPERL from the exons ATGTGGCTCCCAAGTGCAAAAGGAGGCACAATGGGGAAAAAGGGTGGCCGCAATGGCCTTGTTGCAGTAGCATTAGACAAAGACAAAGGGAGCCAATATGCACTCAAATGGGCTATAGAGAATCTCCTCACCAGAGGCCAAACCATCATACTCATTCACGTCGTCCAACGATCCTCGTCGGTTTCGC TTGGGAACAATTATGCAATTCATGATCTGAATGGAGCAGCAAGTGCCTATAAGCAAGTTCTTGAGAAGCAAACCAAGGAGCTATTCCTCACATTCCATTGCTTCTGCACCAGGAAAGAT ATACAGTGCTTTGATGTGGTGCTGGAGGACACCGATGTACCGAAAGCTATAACAGAATACGTCGCGCATGGTGCAATCGAAAACTTAGTTCTTGGTGCATCCCGGCATGGCTTTATCAA ACGTCTGAAAACAGTAGACATTCCTACCAGTGTCTCCAAGGGAGCACCGGATTTCTGCACAGTTTATGTCATCTCGAAATCAAAGATCTCTTCCGTGAGAAACGCTTCTCGTCTCGCGCCATTCACGTCCCCTCTTGCAGCACAGATAAACCAAATGCCGGGGCAGGCTAATGATAATATTACTGCTGCAGACGAACACCCCAAGCGTTTGCCCAGTATGCGAGGAG GGGGAGAAAAGACACCAAGAAAATCTGCAGTTGATGAGACTGATATAGTCAG GTCTCCATTTCAAAGGGGAAGAGGGTACACAGGAAAGTGGATAGGAGATCTCTCAGAAGCTGATACTGATATATCATTCATAAGCTCTGAAAGGCCAAGCACAGATCGAGTTTCAG GGGCTAAGGGCAGTGAACTAAACTCTTTCACAGATTTTTCGTCATCGTCGCTCGAAAAT GATGACGTTGAAGCCGAAATGAGAAGGCTAAAGCTAGAGTTGCAGAAAACTATGGATATGTACAGCACTGCATGTAAGGAAGCTCTAACTGCTAAACAAAAG GCAGTGGAGCTTAATCGGTGGAGATTGGAAGAAGAACGAAGACTAGAAGAGGCTCGAGTGGTAGAAGAAGCAGCACGAATGACTGCTGAACAAGAGAGAGCAAAATATAAAGCAGCCATGGAGAATGCTCAAGCAGCTCAGAGAGTTGCAGAATTGGAGTCCCAGAAAAGAGTTAGCATAGAAATGAGCGCACTTCAAGATTCAGAAGAGGACAGAGCAATAAGCGTATCACCATTAAGATATAGAAGATACACCATTGAAGAAATCGAGGTGGCTACCGAGTATTTTGCTGAGTCTCGTAAAATTGGTGAAGGCGGCTATGGTCCCGTCTATAAGTGTCACCTTGATCATACTCCGGTGGCAATAAAGGTCTTGCGTCCCGATGCTGCTCAGGGAAGATCGCAGTTTCAACAAGAG GTTGAAGTGCTAAGTTGCATGAGACATCCACAAATGGTCCTGCTTCTCGGAGCCTGCCCCGAATACGGCTGTCTAGTGTACGAGTATATGGCCAACGGTAGCTTGGATGATCGTCTTTTCAGGAGAGAGAACACTCGGCCCCTCACATGGCAACTTCGGTTTAGAATTGCTGCAGAGATAGCCACAGGCCTACACTTTCTCCACCAGACAAAGCCAGAGCCTTTGGTCCATCGAGACCTCAAACCGGGAAACATTCTTCTCGACCAGAACTACGTGAGCAAAATTGGTGATGTTGGCTTGGCAAGACTCGTCCCTCCTAATGTAGCAGATGATGTAACACAATACCGAATGACATCAACAGCTGGAACTTTCTGCTATATAGATCCTGAATACCAGCAAACTGGCATGCTTGGAGTGAAATCTGACGTATATTCGTTAGGGGTCGTGCTTCTACAAATACTAACTGCAAAATCAGCAATGGGCTTAACTCACCATATTGCACGCGCGATTGAGAAGGGGACATTGGCAGATATGTTGGATCCTTCGGTTCCAGATTGGCCTGTGGAAGAGGCTTTAACAATTGCAAAACTTGCAATCCAATGCTCAGAACTAAGGCGGAAAGATAGACCAGACCTTGGCAAGATCGTTTTACCAGAGCTTAATAGATTGAGAGAATTTGCTGAAGAAAACATGACTCATTTTCTTGTGGCTACATGCGCAACTCCACCGCGTCACAACCTCACTGCTACTAGTAAG CCAATCAAGAGTGACCCCCAACCACACTTTGAAGGCAACAATCCAAAAGAGTGTTCAAGTTATGCATCTCTACCAGAAAGGCTATGA
- the LOC140863091 gene encoding U-box domain-containing protein 52-like isoform X1 — translation MWLPSAKGGTMGKKGGRNGLVAVALDKDKGSQYALKWAIENLLTRGQTIILIHVVQRSSSVSLGNNYAIHDLNGAASAYKQVLEKQTKELFLTFHCFCTRKDIQCFDVVLEDTDVPKAITEYVAHGAIENLVLGASRHGFIKRLKTVDIPTSVSKGAPDFCTVYVISKSKISSVRNASRLAPFTSPLAAQINQMPGQANDNITAADEHPKRLPSMRGGGEKTPRKSAVDETDIVRSPFQRGRGYTGKWIGDLSEADTDISFISSERPSTDRVSGALFDNFDSSRTSRVSTSSDSSLGSIRSGAKGSELNSFTDFSSSSLENDDVEAEMRRLKLELQKTMDMYSTACKEALTAKQKAVELNRWRLEEERRLEEARVVEEAARMTAEQERAKYKAAMENAQAAQRVAELESQKRVSIEMSALQDSEEDRAISVSPLRYRRYTIEEIEVATEYFAESRKIGEGGYGPVYKCHLDHTPVAIKVLRPDAAQGRSQFQQEVEVLSCMRHPQMVLLLGACPEYGCLVYEYMANGSLDDRLFRRENTRPLTWQLRFRIAAEIATGLHFLHQTKPEPLVHRDLKPGNILLDQNYVSKIGDVGLARLVPPNVADDVTQYRMTSTAGTFCYIDPEYQQTGMLGVKSDVYSLGVVLLQILTAKSAMGLTHHIARAIEKGTLADMLDPSVPDWPVEEALTIAKLAIQCSELRRKDRPDLGKIVLPELNRLREFAEENMTHFLVATCATPPRHNLTATSKPIKSDPQPHFEGNNPKECSSYASLPERL, via the exons ATGTGGCTCCCAAGTGCAAAAGGAGGCACAATGGGGAAAAAGGGTGGCCGCAATGGCCTTGTTGCAGTAGCATTAGACAAAGACAAAGGGAGCCAATATGCACTCAAATGGGCTATAGAGAATCTCCTCACCAGAGGCCAAACCATCATACTCATTCACGTCGTCCAACGATCCTCGTCGGTTTCGC TTGGGAACAATTATGCAATTCATGATCTGAATGGAGCAGCAAGTGCCTATAAGCAAGTTCTTGAGAAGCAAACCAAGGAGCTATTCCTCACATTCCATTGCTTCTGCACCAGGAAAGAT ATACAGTGCTTTGATGTGGTGCTGGAGGACACCGATGTACCGAAAGCTATAACAGAATACGTCGCGCATGGTGCAATCGAAAACTTAGTTCTTGGTGCATCCCGGCATGGCTTTATCAA ACGTCTGAAAACAGTAGACATTCCTACCAGTGTCTCCAAGGGAGCACCGGATTTCTGCACAGTTTATGTCATCTCGAAATCAAAGATCTCTTCCGTGAGAAACGCTTCTCGTCTCGCGCCATTCACGTCCCCTCTTGCAGCACAGATAAACCAAATGCCGGGGCAGGCTAATGATAATATTACTGCTGCAGACGAACACCCCAAGCGTTTGCCCAGTATGCGAGGAG GGGGAGAAAAGACACCAAGAAAATCTGCAGTTGATGAGACTGATATAGTCAG GTCTCCATTTCAAAGGGGAAGAGGGTACACAGGAAAGTGGATAGGAGATCTCTCAGAAGCTGATACTGATATATCATTCATAAGCTCTGAAAGGCCAAGCACAGATCGAGTTTCAGGTGCGCTTTTCGACAACTTCGACTCAAGTCGGACCTCGAGAGTGTCAACCAGCTCTGATAGTAGCTTGGGATCAATCCGCTCAGGGGCTAAGGGCAGTGAACTAAACTCTTTCACAGATTTTTCGTCATCGTCGCTCGAAAAT GATGACGTTGAAGCCGAAATGAGAAGGCTAAAGCTAGAGTTGCAGAAAACTATGGATATGTACAGCACTGCATGTAAGGAAGCTCTAACTGCTAAACAAAAG GCAGTGGAGCTTAATCGGTGGAGATTGGAAGAAGAACGAAGACTAGAAGAGGCTCGAGTGGTAGAAGAAGCAGCACGAATGACTGCTGAACAAGAGAGAGCAAAATATAAAGCAGCCATGGAGAATGCTCAAGCAGCTCAGAGAGTTGCAGAATTGGAGTCCCAGAAAAGAGTTAGCATAGAAATGAGCGCACTTCAAGATTCAGAAGAGGACAGAGCAATAAGCGTATCACCATTAAGATATAGAAGATACACCATTGAAGAAATCGAGGTGGCTACCGAGTATTTTGCTGAGTCTCGTAAAATTGGTGAAGGCGGCTATGGTCCCGTCTATAAGTGTCACCTTGATCATACTCCGGTGGCAATAAAGGTCTTGCGTCCCGATGCTGCTCAGGGAAGATCGCAGTTTCAACAAGAG GTTGAAGTGCTAAGTTGCATGAGACATCCACAAATGGTCCTGCTTCTCGGAGCCTGCCCCGAATACGGCTGTCTAGTGTACGAGTATATGGCCAACGGTAGCTTGGATGATCGTCTTTTCAGGAGAGAGAACACTCGGCCCCTCACATGGCAACTTCGGTTTAGAATTGCTGCAGAGATAGCCACAGGCCTACACTTTCTCCACCAGACAAAGCCAGAGCCTTTGGTCCATCGAGACCTCAAACCGGGAAACATTCTTCTCGACCAGAACTACGTGAGCAAAATTGGTGATGTTGGCTTGGCAAGACTCGTCCCTCCTAATGTAGCAGATGATGTAACACAATACCGAATGACATCAACAGCTGGAACTTTCTGCTATATAGATCCTGAATACCAGCAAACTGGCATGCTTGGAGTGAAATCTGACGTATATTCGTTAGGGGTCGTGCTTCTACAAATACTAACTGCAAAATCAGCAATGGGCTTAACTCACCATATTGCACGCGCGATTGAGAAGGGGACATTGGCAGATATGTTGGATCCTTCGGTTCCAGATTGGCCTGTGGAAGAGGCTTTAACAATTGCAAAACTTGCAATCCAATGCTCAGAACTAAGGCGGAAAGATAGACCAGACCTTGGCAAGATCGTTTTACCAGAGCTTAATAGATTGAGAGAATTTGCTGAAGAAAACATGACTCATTTTCTTGTGGCTACATGCGCAACTCCACCGCGTCACAACCTCACTGCTACTAGTAAG CCAATCAAGAGTGACCCCCAACCACACTTTGAAGGCAACAATCCAAAAGAGTGTTCAAGTTATGCATCTCTACCAGAAAGGCTATGA